In one Castor canadensis chromosome 15, mCasCan1.hap1v2, whole genome shotgun sequence genomic region, the following are encoded:
- the Cdh15 gene encoding cadherin-15 codes for MDAALLLTLGLFAQSLGLSWGVPQLRLSTLYPWHQPPALGRVRRAWVIPPISVSENHKRLPYPLVQIKSDKQQLGSVIYSIQGPGVDEEPQGVFFIDKFSGKVFLNKMLDREKTDRFRLRAFALDLGGSTLEDPTDLEIVVVDQNDNRPAFLQEMFMGHVLEGAAPGTFVTRAEATDADDPETDNAALRFSILEQGSPEFFSIDEHTGEIRTVQVGLDREVVAVYNLTLQVADMSGDGLTATASAIISLDDINDNAPEFTKDEFFMEAMEAVSGVDVGRLQVEDRDLPGSPNWMARFTILEGNPDGQFAIRTDPKTNEGVLSVVKPLDYESQERYELRVSVQNEAALQAAAPRAQHGQARISVWVQDTNEAPMFPENPLRTSLAEGAPPGTPVVTFSARDPDTQQLQRISYSKDYDPEDWLHVDGATGRIQTQRVLSPASPFLKDGWYRAIILALDDAFPPSTATGTLSIEILEVNDHAPALALPPTSSLCSEPDQGPGLLLGATDEDLPPHGAPFHFQLSPRVPELSRNWSLSQINVSHARLRPRYHIPEGLHRLSLLLRDSGQPPQQREQPLNVTVCRCGPDGTCLPGAAALLAGGAGVSLGALVIVLSSALLLLLLVLLAALRERFRRQTRDKSMLHGLQDDLRDNILNYDEQGGGEEDQDAYDINQLRHPTELTPLNLPLGTPSLRRDAPFGYVRRQPHRALPTSPADMANFISDGLEAADNDPSVPPYDTALIYDYEGDGSVAGTLSSILSSLGDEDQDYDYLQDWGPRFARLADMYGNP; via the exons ATGGACGCCGCTCTGCTCCTCACCCTCGGGCTGTTCGCCCAG AGTCTTGGCCTGTCCTGGGGGGTCCCCCAGCTGCGACTCAGCACCCTGTACCCCTGGCACCAGCCACCAGCTCTGGGCCGTGTGCGGAGAGCCTGGGTCATCCCACCCATCAGCGTGTCCGAGAACCACAAGCGTCTCCCCTACCCACTGGTGCAG aTCAAGTCAGACAAACAGCAGTTGGGCAGTGTTATCTACAGCATCCAGGGGCCTGGCGTGGATGAGGAGCCCCAAGGCGTCTTTTTCATCGACAAGTTCTCAGGGAAGGTGTTCCTCAACAAGATGCTGGACCGTGAGAAGACGGACCGCTTCAGG CTAAGGGCCTTTGCCCTGGACCTGGGTGGATCCACCCTGGAGGACCCCACGGACCTGGAGATCGTGGTTGTGGATCAAAATGACAACCGACCAGCCTTCCTACAGGAGATGTTCATGGGCCATGTGCTGGAGGGGGCTGCCCCAG GCACCTTTGTGACCAGGGCAGAGGCTACAGATGCAGATGACCCCGAGACAGACAACGCTGCACTACGGTTCTCCATCCTGGAGCAGGGCAGCCCCGAGTTCTTCAGCATCGATGAGCACACAGGAGAGATCCGCACTGTGCAAGTGGGGCTGGACCGCGAG GTGGTTGCTGTTTACAACCTGACCCTGCAGGTGGCAGACATGTCTGGTGATGGCCTCACTGCCACAGCCTCAGCCATCATCTCCCTGGATGACATCAATGACAACGCCCCCGAATTCACCAAGGATGAG TTCTTCATGGAGGCCATGGAGGCTGTCAGTGGAGTGGATGTGGGGCGGCTCCAGGTGGAAGACAGGGACCTGCCTGGCTCCCCGAACTGGATGGCCAGGTTCACCATCCTGGAAGGCAACCCTGACGGGCAGTTTGCAATCCGCACGGACCCCAAGACCAATGAGGGAGTGCTGTCTGTGGTGAAG cCCCTGGACTATGAGAGTCAGGAGCGATATGAGCTCAGAGTGTCTGTGCAGAATGAGGCCGCACTTCAGGCAGCTGCCCCCCGGGCCCAGCACGGCCAGGCCAGGATTAGTGTGTGGGTGCAAGATACCAACGAGGCTCCCATGTTCCCGGAGAACCCACTGCGGACCAGCCTAGCTGAGGGAGCCCCCCCAGGCACCCCTGTGGTTACCTTCTCTGCCCGAGACCCAGACACACAGCAACTACAGAGAATCAG CTACTCAAAGGACTATGACCCCGAGGACTGGCTGCACGTGGATGGAGCCACTGGCAGGATCCAGACCCAGCGGGTGCTGAGTCCGGCCTCACCTTTCCTCAAGGATGGGTGGTACCGGGCCATCATCCTGGCTCTGGATGATG CTTTTCCTCCCAGCACGGCCACTGGCACCCTGTCTATTGAGATCCTGGAGGTGAACGACCATGCACCTGCGTTGGCCCTGCCACCCACCAGCAGCCTGTGCAGTGAGCCTGATCAGGGGCCTGGCCTCCTCTTGGGCGCTACAGACGAGGACCTGCCTCCCCACGGGGCACCCTTCCACTTCCAGCTGAGTCCCAGGGTTCCAGAGCTCAGCCGGAACTGGAGTCTCAGCCAGATTAACG TGAGCCACGCCCGCCTGCGGCCACGGTACCACATCCCCGAGGGCCTGCACCGCCTCAGCCTGCTGCTCCGGGACTCTGGTCAGCCGCCCCAGCAGCGCGAGCAGCCGCTGAACGTGACCGTGTGCCGCTGCGGACCCGACGGCACCTGCCTGCCTGGGGCCGCAGCGCTGCTGGCTGGGGGCGCGGGCGTTAGCCTGGGCGCGCTGGTCATTGTGCTGTCCAGCGCCCTCCTGCTGCTGC TGCTGGTCTTGCTCGCTGCGCTTCGCGAGCGGTTCCGGCGGCAGACGCGGGACAAGAGTATGCTGCACGGGCTACAGGACGACCTTCGGGACAACATCCTCAATTACGAcgagcagggaggaggggaggaggatcaG GATGCCTACGACATAAACCAGCTGCGCCACCCGACAGAGCTGACACCCCTGAACCTCCCCCTGGGAACACCGTCACTCCGCCGCGATGCCCCCTTTGGCTACGTGCGCCGCCAGCCCCACCGAGCGCTGCCCACCAGCCCCGCTGACATGGCCAACTTCATCAGTGAT GGCTTGGAGGCTGCAGACAATGACCCCAGTGTCCCACCCTATGACACAGCTCTCATCTATGACTACGAGGGGGATGGCTCTGTGGCAGGAACGCTGAGCTCCATCCTGTCCAGCCTGGGTGATGAAGATCAGGACTATGACTACCTCCAGGACTGGGGCCCCCGTTTTGCCCGGCTGGCAGACATGTATGGGAATCCATGA